In the genome of Cupriavidus taiwanensis, one region contains:
- a CDS encoding LysR family transcriptional regulator, giving the protein MIEVRHLRSLVAIAESGKLATAAERVHVSQSALSHQIKAIESHYGLPLFDRTRQGLRFTPAGERLLALAREVLAAVSAAERDIARLKGDTRGELRVVLECHTCFDWLMPVMDEFRRRWPEVEVDLVAGFHADPIALLRDGRADMVIGSQPAARRGLEVAPLFRFEILAVIANEHRLRNKRRIEAADLAGETLITYPVPESRIDLIREVLEPAGIHLERRTAELTVAVLQLVASRRGVAALPNWGVKNYVDHDYVLAKRIGARGLWSELYATVPTAMARRPYVADFVAIVRDTCAAQLDGIELLAPAA; this is encoded by the coding sequence ATGATCGAAGTCCGCCATTTGCGTTCGCTGGTTGCCATTGCCGAGTCTGGCAAGCTGGCCACCGCTGCCGAGCGCGTGCATGTCAGCCAGTCAGCGCTGTCGCACCAGATCAAGGCGATCGAATCGCACTACGGCTTGCCGCTGTTCGACCGCACGCGCCAGGGCCTGCGCTTTACGCCGGCGGGCGAGCGCCTGCTGGCGCTGGCGCGCGAGGTGCTGGCCGCGGTCAGCGCGGCCGAGCGCGATATCGCACGGCTCAAGGGCGACACCCGCGGCGAGTTGCGCGTGGTGCTGGAATGCCATACGTGCTTTGACTGGCTGATGCCGGTGATGGACGAATTCCGCCGGCGCTGGCCGGAGGTTGAAGTGGATCTGGTCGCGGGCTTCCATGCCGATCCCATCGCGCTGCTGCGCGACGGCCGCGCCGACATGGTGATCGGGTCGCAGCCGGCGGCGCGGCGCGGGCTGGAGGTGGCGCCGCTGTTCCGCTTCGAGATCCTCGCGGTCATCGCCAACGAACACCGGCTGCGCAACAAGCGCCGCATCGAGGCCGCCGACCTTGCCGGCGAAACCCTCATCACCTACCCGGTGCCCGAGTCACGCATCGACCTGATCCGCGAGGTGCTGGAACCCGCCGGCATCCACCTGGAGCGGCGCACCGCCGAACTGACGGTGGCCGTGCTGCAACTGGTGGCGAGCCGCCGCGGCGTTGCGGCGCTGCCCAACTGGGGGGTCAAGAACTACGTCGACCACGACTACGTGCTCGCCAAGCGCATCGGCGCCAGGGGGCTATGGAGCGAACTGTATGCGACCGTGCCGACGGCGATGGCGCGGCGGCCCTACGTGGCGGATTTTGTCGCGATCGTGCGCGATACCTGCGCGGCGCAGCTCGACGGCATCGAACTGCTGGCGCCGGCGGCGTAG
- the metE gene encoding 5-methyltetrahydropteroyltriglutamate--homocysteine S-methyltransferase — MARTHILGFPRIGERRELKFAQEAFWRGERTEAELRTVAAELRRRHWQLQAERGLDTVATGDFAWYDQMLSLTALLGALPRRFGFDPAQLTLAQYFELARGNREQPAMEMTKWFDTNYHYLVPELDADTSFDGGPQWFFEETDEALALGLRARPALIGPVTYLWLSKSHVPGFDRLSLLPRLLQAYRRILGQLKARGIEWVQIDEPALCLDLEPAWLDAFDTAYAALHEGGPTARPKLLLATYFDNAADHAQRASALPVDGFHIDLVRAPAQLAAWQAVLPAHAVLSLGVIDGRNIWRTDLRRVLDLLRPLHGALGERLWLAPSCSLLHVPVSLAQEARLDAELKSWLAFATEKLDELSVLARALNQGDGAVADALAASDAAQASRRASRRVVNARVQQRLAGVDDAMAHRASPFAERIERQRKALALPLLPTTTIGSFPQTAAIRQTRAAFKRGEIGALEYLERIRAEIALAVRKQEALGLDVLVHGEAERNDMVEYFGEQLCGYGFTENGWVQSYGSRCVKPPVIYGDVYRPEPMTVDTARYAQSLTERPMKGMLTGPITMLQWSFVRDDQPRATTARQLALAIRDEVCDLEQAGIRVIQIDEPALREGLPLRRADWDAYLDWAVTAFRLSASGVRDQTQIHTHMCYAEFNDILPAIAAMDADVITIETSRSAMELLEGFGDFDYPNEIGPGVYDIHSPRVPSVQAMERLLDRACEVVPPQRLWVNPDCGLKTRGWEETEAALANMVSAARALRQRLSAPEVRTWQRVERTATAGTAPVPHTASTCTACATHAH; from the coding sequence ATGGCACGCACCCATATCCTCGGCTTTCCCCGCATCGGCGAACGCCGCGAACTGAAATTCGCGCAGGAAGCGTTCTGGCGCGGCGAACGCACCGAGGCCGAATTGCGCACGGTGGCCGCCGAACTGCGCCGCCGCCACTGGCAGCTGCAGGCCGAGCGCGGCCTGGACACCGTCGCCACCGGCGACTTTGCCTGGTACGACCAGATGCTGAGCCTGACCGCGCTGCTGGGCGCGCTGCCGCGGCGCTTCGGCTTCGACCCGGCGCAGCTGACGCTGGCGCAGTATTTCGAACTGGCGCGCGGCAACCGCGAGCAGCCGGCGATGGAGATGACCAAGTGGTTCGACACCAACTACCACTACCTGGTCCCGGAGCTGGACGCCGACACCAGCTTCGACGGCGGCCCGCAATGGTTCTTCGAGGAAACCGATGAGGCGCTGGCGCTGGGGCTGCGCGCCCGTCCGGCGCTGATCGGCCCCGTCACCTACCTGTGGCTGTCGAAGAGCCATGTGCCGGGCTTCGACCGGCTGTCGCTGCTGCCGCGGCTGCTGCAGGCGTATCGCCGCATCCTGGGCCAGCTCAAGGCACGTGGCATCGAGTGGGTGCAGATCGACGAGCCGGCGCTGTGCCTGGACCTGGAACCGGCGTGGCTCGACGCCTTCGACACCGCCTATGCCGCGCTGCATGAGGGTGGCCCGACGGCGCGCCCGAAGCTGCTGCTGGCGACTTACTTCGACAACGCCGCCGACCATGCGCAGCGCGCTTCCGCGCTGCCGGTCGACGGCTTCCATATCGACCTGGTGCGCGCCCCCGCGCAACTGGCGGCATGGCAGGCCGTGCTGCCCGCGCATGCGGTGCTGTCGCTGGGCGTGATCGACGGCCGCAATATCTGGCGCACAGACCTGCGCCGCGTGCTGGACCTGCTGCGCCCGCTGCACGGCGCGCTGGGCGAGCGCCTGTGGCTGGCACCGTCGTGCTCGCTGCTGCATGTGCCGGTGTCGCTGGCGCAGGAAGCGCGGCTCGATGCCGAGCTGAAGTCGTGGCTCGCCTTCGCCACCGAAAAGCTGGACGAACTGTCGGTGCTGGCCCGCGCGCTGAACCAGGGCGACGGGGCCGTCGCCGACGCCCTGGCCGCGTCGGACGCCGCGCAGGCGTCGCGCCGGGCCTCGCGACGCGTGGTCAATGCGCGCGTGCAGCAGCGCCTGGCTGGCGTGGATGATGCGATGGCGCACCGCGCCAGTCCCTTCGCCGAGCGCATCGAGCGCCAGCGCAAGGCGCTTGCGCTGCCGCTGCTGCCGACCACCACCATCGGCTCGTTCCCGCAGACCGCCGCGATCCGCCAGACCCGTGCGGCATTCAAGCGCGGCGAGATCGGCGCGCTTGAATACCTCGAGCGCATCCGCGCCGAGATCGCGCTGGCGGTGCGCAAGCAGGAAGCGCTGGGGCTGGACGTGCTGGTGCACGGCGAGGCCGAGCGCAACGACATGGTCGAATACTTCGGCGAGCAGTTGTGCGGCTATGGCTTCACCGAGAACGGCTGGGTGCAGAGCTACGGCTCGCGCTGCGTCAAGCCGCCGGTGATCTACGGCGACGTGTACCGCCCGGAACCGATGACGGTCGACACCGCCCGCTACGCCCAGTCGCTGACCGAGCGGCCGATGAAGGGCATGCTGACCGGCCCCATCACCATGCTGCAATGGTCCTTCGTGCGCGACGACCAGCCGCGCGCCACCACCGCGCGCCAGCTCGCGCTGGCGATCCGCGACGAGGTATGCGATCTGGAGCAGGCCGGCATCCGCGTGATCCAGATCGATGAACCGGCGCTGCGCGAAGGGCTGCCGCTGCGCCGCGCCGACTGGGACGCCTACCTGGACTGGGCGGTAACCGCGTTCCGCCTGTCGGCCAGCGGCGTGCGGGACCAGACCCAGATCCACACGCATATGTGCTATGCCGAATTCAACGACATCCTGCCCGCAATCGCGGCGATGGACGCCGACGTGATCACCATCGAGACCTCGCGCTCGGCGATGGAGCTGCTCGAGGGCTTTGGCGATTTCGATTACCCCAACGAGATCGGGCCGGGCGTCTATGACATCCACTCGCCGCGCGTGCCGTCGGTGCAGGCGATGGAACGGCTGCTGGACCGCGCCTGCGAAGTGGTGCCGCCGCAAAGGCTGTGGGTCAACCCGGATTGCGGGCTGAAGACGCGGGGCTGGGAGGAAACCGAAGCGGCGCTGGCCAACATGGTCAGCGCGGCCCGCGCATTGCGCCAGCGCCTGTCGGCGCCGGAAGTCCGGACGTGGCAGCGCGTCGAGCGCACTGCCACAGCCGGCACCGCACCGGTTCCGCATACGGCCAGCACCTGCACTGCCTGCGCCACGCACGCACACTGA
- a CDS encoding DUF1254 domain-containing protein has translation MKPIFRQLAGAVTLAVMLSGCASGPDYAGNPAAAEQPPSDQAMKALSAEVFTFAYPMVLMDVTRELMTLRTPPNTFSHKRTFPDATFTDVVSPNADTLYSSAWLDLSREPVILSVPDTRGRYYLMPLMDAWTNVFAAPGKRTTGTRRGNFAITGPDWRGTLPRGVQEIRSPTSMVWLIGRTQASGKQDFAAVHRLQDQYRLTPLSAWGGGRRVPDKAAARPALDPDSAPVEQVAAMDAQAFFTRFAALLPANPPAPADSAMVEKLRRMGIRPGVPFKTTVMEPSTARAVQEGATAALAAIEQAARKGNADAGNGWVMHRDLGTYGTNYGRRAVTAWVGLGANLPEDAIYASTRTDANGKPLQGGARYVLHFDKNQLPPARAFWSLTLYNERQAFVPNPIQRYAIGSRDRLRYNRDGSLDIYIQHERPAGARAANWLPAPPDGLNMMLRAYWPEQALLDGSWMPPPVMRVN, from the coding sequence ATGAAGCCTATCTTTCGTCAACTGGCGGGCGCGGTCACGCTCGCCGTCATGCTGTCCGGCTGCGCCAGCGGGCCTGACTATGCCGGCAACCCGGCGGCGGCCGAGCAGCCGCCCTCCGACCAGGCCATGAAGGCCTTGTCCGCCGAGGTCTTCACCTTTGCCTATCCGATGGTGCTGATGGACGTGACGCGCGAGCTGATGACGCTGCGCACGCCCCCCAACACCTTCAGCCACAAGCGCACCTTCCCGGACGCCACCTTCACCGATGTGGTCAGCCCCAATGCCGACACGCTGTACTCGTCGGCGTGGCTGGACCTGTCGCGCGAGCCAGTGATCCTGTCAGTGCCGGATACGCGCGGGCGCTATTACCTGATGCCGCTGATGGATGCCTGGACCAATGTGTTCGCCGCACCGGGCAAGCGCACCACCGGCACCCGCCGCGGCAATTTCGCCATCACCGGTCCGGACTGGCGCGGCACGCTGCCCAGGGGCGTGCAGGAGATCCGCTCGCCCACGTCGATGGTCTGGCTGATCGGCCGCACCCAGGCCAGCGGCAAGCAGGATTTCGCGGCGGTGCACCGGCTGCAGGACCAGTACCGGCTGACACCGCTGTCGGCCTGGGGCGGCGGCCGCCGCGTGCCGGACAAGGCCGCGGCGCGGCCCGCGCTGGACCCCGACAGCGCCCCGGTCGAGCAGGTGGCGGCCATGGACGCACAGGCGTTCTTCACGCGTTTCGCCGCGCTGCTGCCGGCCAACCCGCCGGCGCCGGCCGACAGCGCCATGGTCGAGAAATTGCGCCGCATGGGCATCCGCCCGGGCGTGCCGTTCAAGACCACGGTGATGGAGCCGTCCACCGCGCGCGCGGTGCAGGAAGGCGCCACGGCCGCGCTGGCGGCGATCGAGCAGGCGGCGCGCAAGGGCAACGCCGATGCCGGCAACGGCTGGGTCATGCATCGCGACCTGGGCACCTACGGCACCAATTACGGCCGCCGCGCGGTCACAGCGTGGGTGGGGCTGGGTGCCAACCTGCCGGAGGACGCGATCTACGCCTCCACCCGCACCGATGCCAACGGCAAGCCGCTGCAGGGCGGGGCACGCTACGTGCTGCACTTCGACAAGAACCAGCTGCCGCCGGCGCGCGCGTTCTGGTCGCTGACGCTGTACAACGAGCGCCAGGCCTTCGTCCCGAACCCGATCCAGCGCTATGCCATCGGCAGCCGCGACCGCCTGCGCTACAACCGCGACGGCTCGCTCGACATCTACATCCAGCATGAGCGCCCGGCCGGCGCCAGGGCCGCCAACTGGCTGCCGGCGCCGCCCGATGGCCTGAACATGATGCTGCGCGCGTACTGGCCGGAACAGGCGTTGCTGGACGGCAGCTGGATGCCGCCGCCGGTGATGCGCGTGAACTGA
- the catC gene encoding muconolactone Delta-isomerase, whose product MLFMAEMTVRIPASLDPQLVEQLKADEKAMSQRLQREGKWRHLWRVVGQYANVSIFDVSDNDELHTLLIALPLYPYMEINVTPLARHGSAIAQN is encoded by the coding sequence ATGCTGTTCATGGCCGAAATGACCGTCAGGATTCCCGCATCGCTCGACCCGCAATTGGTCGAGCAGCTCAAGGCCGATGAAAAGGCCATGTCGCAGCGCCTGCAGCGCGAAGGCAAGTGGCGCCACCTGTGGCGCGTGGTGGGCCAGTACGCCAACGTCAGCATCTTCGACGTCAGCGACAACGATGAACTGCACACCTTGCTGATCGCGCTGCCGCTGTACCCGTACATGGAGATCAACGTCACGCCGCTGGCCCGGCACGGCTCCGCCATCGCGCAGAACTGA
- a CDS encoding YciI family protein, with product MPYLIETVDKPDHQHVRQATRASHLDYLDANKALLLACGAKLNDDGSDAGGGVYIVDVDSREAAQRFIDADPFAAAGLFAEVRIVRWRKAYLDGTRRL from the coding sequence ATGCCGTACCTGATCGAAACCGTCGACAAGCCTGACCACCAGCACGTGCGCCAGGCCACCCGCGCCAGCCACCTGGACTACCTCGACGCCAACAAGGCGCTGCTGCTGGCCTGCGGCGCCAAGCTCAACGATGACGGCTCCGACGCCGGCGGCGGCGTCTATATCGTCGATGTCGACAGCCGCGAGGCCGCGCAGCGTTTTATCGACGCCGACCCGTTCGCCGCGGCGGGCCTGTTTGCCGAGGTGCGCATCGTGCGCTGGCGCAAGGCCTATCTCGACGGCACCCGCCGCCTCTGA
- a CDS encoding short-chain fatty acid transporter, with amino-acid sequence MIRASYLCLTVACLVAACETPPQLAPRPVPPPATRITVDPQAMSRAASAACEPAVAEALQRRYPQPGSVMLMADREQYYQRPNAQTSVNGEGVFEPDDSSSAIGFHYVCLYNARTGKVDDVQMRY; translated from the coding sequence GTGATCCGAGCTTCTTACCTGTGCCTGACGGTTGCGTGCCTGGTGGCGGCCTGCGAGACGCCGCCGCAGCTGGCTCCGCGCCCGGTGCCGCCGCCCGCCACCCGCATCACCGTCGATCCCCAGGCCATGTCGCGGGCGGCATCCGCGGCCTGCGAGCCGGCGGTGGCGGAAGCGCTCCAGCGCCGTTATCCGCAACCCGGCAGCGTCATGCTGATGGCCGACCGCGAGCAGTATTACCAGCGTCCCAACGCGCAGACCTCGGTCAACGGCGAAGGCGTGTTCGAGCCGGACGACAGCTCGTCCGCGATCGGCTTCCACTACGTCTGCCTGTACAACGCGCGCACCGGCAAGGTCGACGATGTCCAGATGCGGTACTGA
- a CDS encoding MBL fold metallo-hydrolase — MTTTETNGNRPAHPAPLLRTAASLLVVRDAPAGMEVLLVRRVERANDRSSGAYVFPGGTLDAQDRHLHAHAHGLDDALASERLGLPASGLDFYLAAVRECFEEAGLLFACDHQGRLRGPHELDAAQQALLREAVQRGGPGLAHACEQLGLRLAADRLAYHSYWLTPPGLPKRFDTRFFVAIAPEGQLAVPDGTEIVEHRWVRPADAADPASGLPMMHVTRRTLSSIAQFETAAACFAYFSQLRGIACIMPRLATGAAGVRPVMPNEPCYAEIGRIDPDGKVHGRYELAPGVPVQLSQRVWRVTANNGSVMTGPGTNTYLVGGGARNEWAVIDPGPDDGEHVRAILEAAPGPIRWILATHTHLDHSPAAAALQAATGATVMGRAAPAGPWQDATFAPQRELVHGERLALAEDCTLRVCHTPGHASNHLCYLLEEEKTLFTGDHVMQGSTVVIGPPDGDMRAYLDSLAALQEEDLEWLAPGHGFLIARPQDAIRILVRHRLQREAKVAGALRELGPAALGELVLRVYDDVPPRMHPVAQRSLLAHLIKLRDEGKAREADGVWSEAAG; from the coding sequence ATGACAACCACAGAGACAAACGGCAACCGCCCTGCCCATCCCGCCCCGCTGCTGCGCACGGCCGCCAGCCTGCTGGTGGTGCGCGACGCGCCCGCCGGCATGGAAGTGCTGCTGGTGCGCCGCGTCGAACGCGCCAACGACCGCAGCAGCGGCGCCTATGTTTTCCCCGGCGGCACCCTCGATGCGCAAGACCGGCACCTGCACGCGCACGCCCACGGCCTCGATGACGCGCTCGCCAGCGAGCGCCTGGGGTTGCCGGCCAGCGGCCTGGACTTCTACCTCGCCGCCGTGCGCGAATGCTTCGAAGAAGCGGGCCTGCTGTTCGCCTGCGATCATCAGGGGCGCCTGCGCGGGCCGCATGAGCTGGACGCCGCCCAGCAGGCGCTGCTGCGCGAGGCCGTACAACGCGGCGGCCCCGGACTGGCCCACGCCTGCGAGCAGCTGGGCCTGCGCCTGGCGGCGGACCGGCTGGCCTATCACAGCTACTGGCTGACGCCGCCCGGCCTGCCCAAGCGCTTCGACACCCGCTTCTTTGTCGCCATCGCTCCGGAGGGCCAGCTGGCCGTGCCCGACGGCACCGAGATCGTCGAGCACCGCTGGGTGCGCCCGGCCGACGCCGCCGACCCGGCCAGCGGCCTGCCGATGATGCATGTCACGCGCCGCACGCTAAGTTCGATCGCGCAATTCGAGACCGCCGCGGCCTGCTTTGCGTATTTCTCGCAGTTGCGCGGCATCGCCTGCATCATGCCGCGGCTTGCCACCGGCGCGGCGGGCGTGCGCCCGGTGATGCCGAACGAGCCCTGCTACGCCGAGATCGGCCGCATCGATCCCGACGGCAAGGTGCACGGCCGCTACGAACTGGCACCCGGCGTGCCGGTGCAGTTGTCGCAGCGGGTATGGCGCGTCACGGCCAACAACGGCAGCGTGATGACGGGCCCGGGCACCAACACCTACCTGGTCGGCGGCGGTGCGCGCAACGAATGGGCGGTGATCGATCCGGGCCCGGACGATGGCGAGCATGTGCGCGCGATCCTGGAAGCGGCGCCCGGCCCGATCCGCTGGATCCTGGCAACGCATACGCACCTGGACCATTCGCCCGCGGCGGCGGCATTGCAGGCCGCCACCGGCGCCACCGTGATGGGACGCGCGGCCCCCGCCGGCCCCTGGCAGGACGCCACCTTCGCGCCGCAGCGCGAACTGGTGCACGGCGAGCGCCTGGCCTTGGCCGAAGATTGCACGCTGCGGGTCTGCCACACCCCCGGCCATGCGTCCAACCACCTCTGCTACCTGCTCGAGGAAGAAAAGACGCTCTTCACCGGCGATCACGTGATGCAGGGATCGACGGTGGTGATCGGCCCGCCCGATGGCGACATGCGCGCCTACCTCGACTCGCTCGCCGCGCTCCAGGAAGAAGACCTGGAGTGGCTGGCGCCGGGACATGGTTTCCTGATCGCGCGCCCGCAGGACGCCATCCGCATCCTGGTGCGGCACCGCCTGCAGCGCGAGGCCAAGGTCGCCGGCGCGCTGCGCGAACTTGGCCCGGCCGCGCTCGGCGAACTGGTGCTGCGCGTCTATGACGATGTGCCGCCGCGCATGCATCCGGTGGCGCAGCGCTCGCTGCTGGCGCACCTGATCAAGCTGCGCGACGAAGGCAAGGCGCGCGAGGCGGATGGCGTCTGGTCGGAAGCCGCAGGCTGA
- a CDS encoding hydrolase, translating to MTVVLSSSRAREAGTNPGWHGCAAHPGIVHHHLHYCALLAMLMCALAHADEALPDFHGVSAADPPLQASLAQAAPAELAQVSGQPAEGSEASGWMVQPLEPVVVEYAMVPPPSSSSSSSALPRALGAGPDDDAPGLAAVDRETTAMPERGRRVTLHLDDITSASGFADNRVRTMALAVDAVVPRAGGLTIQPRLQLAYQPGTSADPNKLAQAMPGDASATGIGVRLYGAQPTRLAGIYPFVEADWWQESRKQVININGTKIDADLLRGLFSFNIGAHGNTKTGVKLWFKVRAGRNPSGTVGARYRW from the coding sequence ATGACTGTGGTCTTGTCATCATCGAGAGCGAGGGAGGCGGGGACGAACCCCGGATGGCACGGCTGTGCCGCGCATCCCGGCATCGTCCACCATCACCTGCATTACTGCGCCCTGCTGGCCATGCTGATGTGTGCGCTGGCCCACGCAGACGAAGCCTTGCCGGATTTCCACGGCGTTTCCGCCGCTGATCCGCCGCTGCAGGCAAGCCTGGCGCAAGCCGCTCCGGCGGAGCTGGCGCAGGTCTCCGGCCAGCCGGCCGAAGGCTCCGAGGCGAGCGGCTGGATGGTGCAGCCGCTGGAGCCGGTGGTCGTCGAATACGCGATGGTGCCGCCGCCATCCTCGTCCTCATCTTCTTCCGCCTTGCCGCGCGCGCTCGGCGCCGGGCCCGATGACGATGCCCCGGGCCTCGCCGCGGTGGACCGCGAGACTACGGCCATGCCCGAGCGTGGGCGCCGGGTGACGCTGCATCTCGACGACATCACCAGCGCCAGCGGCTTTGCCGACAATCGCGTGCGCACCATGGCGCTGGCGGTCGATGCCGTGGTGCCGCGTGCCGGCGGACTGACCATCCAGCCGCGGCTGCAACTGGCCTACCAGCCCGGCACCAGCGCGGACCCGAACAAGCTGGCGCAGGCGATGCCCGGCGATGCCAGCGCCACCGGCATCGGCGTGCGCCTGTACGGCGCGCAGCCGACGCGGCTGGCCGGCATCTATCCGTTCGTCGAGGCCGACTGGTGGCAGGAAAGCCGCAAGCAGGTCATCAATATCAACGGCACCAAGATCGATGCCGACCTGCTGCGCGGACTGTTCTCGTTCAATATCGGCGCGCATGGCAATACCAAGACCGGCGTGAAGCTGTGGTTCAAGGTCCGGGCGGGGCGCAACCCGAGCGGCACCGTCGGTGCGCGCTATCGATGGTAG
- a CDS encoding GGDEF domain-containing protein — protein MALRQRARQLDPGNRTALTAGNGPRRSLQRKLALATTVGGLCTVVLAALVIAASYGDFAAARQNLYDISAYREVLDAANTLSAERGPANSVLGEPPSPHSAARERLQAFRARSDAALARLSAPPPAPFGLHSHHPPPLMVERVRERLARARAEIDELAARAPQQRDMDEIRHAIESMFEVVDALQPAIAWQVRELSVCDDGLAAPALTGKMLGDLREYAGRMASQIMAPVAARQPMPVQSLVDATRSRGRLLALWQLAGPAYNMFGAAPALEQAYADAGHQFFGRGVAMVDSLVAQGRISGNYSMTPTELTNRYVPTLEPLERLRSVFLDEVVAHFTSTRERALRRLAAACGTSALILAVLGYMLVFARRAVFLPLLRARAEVIALAEDRGQRHETAPSEAAAQARRMGQAAEMRRLFDAIDILRRKLRERAALTAQLEQQARTDSLTGLLNRRALELVAARYGAHEHASLVLIDVDRFKQINDRHGHAAGDQVLRNIAAQMRALVPAEAVLARFGGEEFALWLPHGRPGEAAALAETLRAAIASRPVYLSGTTRLGVTASFGVAVGHGGASHWQRLFGAADAAMYRAKAEGRNCVREAQDLEGMPGR, from the coding sequence ATGGCCCTGCGGCAACGCGCCCGACAGCTTGATCCCGGCAACCGCACTGCCCTGACCGCCGGCAACGGACCGCGCCGCAGCCTGCAGCGCAAGCTGGCGCTGGCGACCACGGTGGGCGGCCTGTGCACGGTGGTGCTGGCGGCGCTGGTGATCGCCGCCTCGTACGGCGACTTCGCCGCGGCCCGGCAGAACCTGTACGACATCTCGGCGTACCGCGAGGTGCTCGACGCCGCCAACACGCTGTCCGCCGAACGCGGCCCGGCCAACAGCGTGCTCGGCGAACCGCCCTCGCCCCACAGCGCGGCGCGCGAGCGCCTGCAGGCGTTTCGCGCCCGCAGCGACGCGGCGCTGGCGCGGCTGTCGGCGCCGCCGCCGGCCCCCTTCGGCTTGCACAGCCATCACCCGCCACCGCTGATGGTCGAGCGCGTGCGCGAGCGCCTGGCGCGGGCGCGCGCCGAGATCGACGAACTTGCCGCGCGCGCGCCGCAGCAGCGAGACATGGACGAGATCCGCCACGCCATCGAAAGCATGTTCGAGGTCGTCGACGCGCTGCAGCCCGCCATCGCCTGGCAGGTGCGCGAGCTTTCCGTTTGCGATGACGGCCTGGCCGCACCCGCGCTGACCGGCAAGATGCTGGGCGACCTGCGCGAGTACGCCGGGCGCATGGCATCGCAGATTATGGCGCCGGTGGCGGCGCGCCAGCCGATGCCGGTGCAGAGCCTGGTCGACGCGACGCGCTCGCGCGGACGGCTGCTGGCGCTATGGCAACTGGCCGGGCCGGCGTACAACATGTTCGGCGCCGCGCCGGCGCTGGAACAGGCCTATGCCGACGCTGGCCACCAGTTCTTCGGCCGCGGCGTGGCCATGGTCGACAGCCTGGTCGCGCAGGGGCGCATCTCGGGCAACTACTCGATGACGCCCACCGAACTGACCAACCGCTACGTGCCTACGCTCGAGCCGCTGGAGCGGCTGCGCAGCGTGTTCCTGGACGAGGTGGTGGCGCATTTCACCAGCACGCGCGAGCGCGCGTTGCGCCGGCTCGCGGCTGCGTGCGGCACCTCGGCGCTGATTCTCGCGGTGCTGGGCTACATGCTGGTGTTCGCCCGGCGCGCGGTGTTCCTGCCGCTGCTGCGCGCGCGCGCCGAGGTGATCGCGCTGGCCGAGGACCGCGGCCAGCGGCACGAGACCGCGCCATCCGAGGCTGCCGCGCAGGCCAGGCGCATGGGCCAGGCTGCCGAGATGCGGCGCCTGTTCGATGCCATCGACATCCTGCGCCGCAAGCTGCGCGAGCGCGCCGCGCTGACCGCGCAGCTGGAGCAGCAGGCCCGCACCGACAGCCTCACCGGCCTGCTGAACCGGCGCGCGCTGGAACTGGTGGCGGCGCGGTACGGCGCGCACGAGCACGCCAGCCTGGTGCTGATCGACGTCGACCGCTTCAAGCAGATCAATGACCGCCACGGCCATGCCGCCGGCGACCAGGTGTTGCGCAATATCGCCGCGCAGATGCGCGCGCTGGTGCCGGCCGAGGCCGTGCTGGCCCGCTTCGGCGGCGAGGAGTTTGCGCTGTGGCTGCCGCACGGCCGGCCCGGCGAAGCCGCGGCGCTGGCCGAAACGCTGCGCGCGGCCATTGCGTCGCGGCCGGTTTACCTGTCCGGCACCACGCGGCTTGGCGTGACCGCCAGCTTCGGCGTCGCCGTCGGCCATGGCGGCGCCAGCCACTGGCAGCGCCTGTTCGGCGCGGCCGACGCGGCCATGTACCGCGCCAAGGCGGAGGGGCGCAACTGCGTGCGCGAGGCACAAGACCTGGAGGGGATGCCGGGACGCTGA